From a region of the Paraburkholderia caribensis genome:
- a CDS encoding hybrid sensor histidine kinase/response regulator — protein sequence MSHVAASAVPSGTILIVDDTPANVGVVVDSLEARGIRVLVALDGMEALERAAFAQPDLILLDVKMPGIDGFETCRRLKRDERTRDIAVIFMTSLTGHEDRVEGFSSGGVDYVTKPLRVDEMLARVGVHLELRAMHKQLVAQNRQLLDEVAVRKETEAALEQVRDDLERRVALRTEELARANANLQASEARFRAIVETSPVPLCITSMLDGRILYGNAPLRALFGISEGVAANIADFYAHPLERERLIGHLRTHGSLRDTEVLFQRRDGTRFWAMATARVATYDDWPAIYVGLNDITGRKQVEQALVESREQQRQLSAYMEAIREEERKRIAMEIHDELGQLLTALKMDVSLLKMRLAYDPEALKKADDMRELVEGTIWMVRNVASHLRPAALNFGIVSALEWLVDEFNRRNAIPCELRIEGGEPALSDAHATAVFRIVQASLTNVARHAEAARVDVSLVSTADALELCVCDDGRGFDRDAARREYSYGLLGMYERARLIGATLSIDSAPGAGTTVSIHIPLDGGLKP from the coding sequence ATGAGCCACGTCGCTGCGTCCGCCGTGCCGTCAGGCACGATCCTGATCGTCGACGATACGCCCGCCAATGTCGGCGTGGTCGTCGACAGTCTCGAGGCGCGCGGCATCCGCGTGCTGGTTGCGCTCGACGGTATGGAGGCGCTCGAACGCGCGGCGTTCGCGCAGCCCGATCTGATTCTGCTCGACGTGAAGATGCCCGGCATCGACGGCTTCGAAACCTGCCGGCGGCTCAAGCGTGACGAACGCACGCGCGATATCGCCGTGATCTTCATGACCTCGCTGACGGGCCATGAAGACCGCGTCGAAGGGTTTTCCTCGGGCGGTGTCGATTACGTGACCAAGCCGCTGCGCGTCGACGAGATGCTCGCGCGCGTCGGCGTGCATCTCGAACTGCGCGCGATGCACAAGCAACTCGTTGCGCAGAACCGGCAACTGCTGGATGAAGTCGCCGTGCGCAAGGAGACGGAAGCGGCGCTCGAACAGGTACGCGACGATCTCGAACGGCGCGTCGCGTTGCGCACGGAAGAACTGGCGCGTGCCAATGCCAACCTGCAGGCGAGCGAAGCGCGCTTTCGCGCGATCGTCGAAACGAGTCCGGTGCCGTTGTGCATCACGTCGATGTTGGATGGGCGCATCCTGTACGGGAACGCGCCGCTGCGCGCGCTGTTCGGCATAAGCGAGGGCGTGGCCGCGAACATCGCCGACTTCTACGCGCACCCACTGGAGCGCGAACGGCTGATCGGGCATTTGAGAACGCATGGCAGTCTGCGCGATACGGAGGTCCTGTTCCAGCGCCGCGACGGCACGCGGTTCTGGGCAATGGCGACGGCGCGCGTCGCGACCTATGACGATTGGCCCGCCATCTATGTCGGGTTGAATGACATCACTGGCCGCAAGCAGGTCGAGCAGGCGCTGGTCGAATCGCGCGAGCAGCAGCGCCAGCTGTCCGCGTACATGGAAGCGATCCGCGAAGAGGAGCGAAAGCGCATCGCGATGGAGATTCACGACGAACTCGGCCAATTGCTGACCGCACTGAAGATGGACGTGTCACTGCTGAAAATGCGCCTCGCGTACGACCCGGAAGCGCTAAAAAAAGCCGACGACATGCGCGAGCTGGTCGAAGGCACGATCTGGATGGTGCGCAACGTGGCGAGCCACTTGCGGCCCGCTGCGCTCAACTTCGGAATCGTGTCGGCGCTCGAATGGCTCGTCGACGAATTCAACCGGCGCAACGCGATCCCCTGCGAACTGCGCATCGAAGGCGGCGAGCCCGCGCTGTCGGACGCACACGCGACGGCCGTGTTCCGTATCGTACAGGCGTCGTTGACCAATGTGGCGAGGCATGCGGAGGCGGCGCGTGTCGATGTGTCGCTGGTGTCGACGGCGGACGCGCTAGAACTGTGCGTCTGCGACGATGGCCGGGGCTTCGACCGTGACGCGGCGCGCCGCGAGTATTCGTACGGGCTCCTCGGCATGTATGAACGCGCGCGGCTGATCGGCGCGACGCTGTCGATCGACAGCGCGCCGGGCGCCGGCACGACAGTTTCGATTCACATTCCGCTCGATGGCGGACTCAAACCATGA
- a CDS encoding methyl-accepting chemotaxis protein, translating into MANFVQTIRFKIIFAFSVCVILMAMIGLFGAYGLSRLNSNVVGGYSGSTVPIAELSEVRAAQLNVRLLLRRIQVAHDSAKTTEFSAAMPQQFDRINKSWNRYYSDGVSSDTEREIAEGIRKSLPQFAALANEAITAASAGNLDAAASAIEQIVPVSETISNALDKAAALELAQAQGFVDDSGSTFRTTLWSAIALLGVGIVVAVCMSAYLLRAISKPLNRAVDVANHIASGSLENQIVVDSRGEFGQLLDALKKMDQQLSDTVRGIKTSAASVTVGAREIASGNLDLSARTEEQAASLEETAASMTQLTETVKQNADNARQANVLATSATNMADTGNDSVQAMVGTMQHISSSSTKISEITGVIEGIAFQTNILALNAAVEAARAGDQGRGFAVVASEVRSLAQRSAAAAKEIKELISSSVTTIQDGATQAAEVSSTMGQVKQAIKQVSDIVGEIAAASEEQSRGIEQVNQAVGQMDEVTQQNAALVEQAAAAAQSLEEQATRLKDAVSVFKVAGTGQPAVSMALAQISLRPPASKVPLAHRVQPARAKKALDASSARSVAAPAEMANAEWEAF; encoded by the coding sequence ATGGCCAACTTTGTACAAACGATCAGATTCAAGATCATTTTCGCGTTTAGTGTGTGCGTGATACTAATGGCAATGATCGGACTCTTTGGGGCGTACGGGTTGTCCAGGCTCAATTCGAACGTGGTCGGCGGGTATTCTGGCAGTACCGTTCCGATTGCTGAACTGTCGGAAGTTCGTGCAGCCCAACTGAACGTGCGCCTACTGCTAAGGCGTATTCAGGTAGCTCACGATTCGGCCAAAACGACGGAATTCAGTGCGGCCATGCCACAACAATTTGACCGGATCAACAAGTCGTGGAATCGCTATTACTCAGATGGTGTATCTAGCGACACGGAACGCGAGATCGCCGAGGGAATCAGGAAAAGCCTGCCCCAGTTTGCAGCACTCGCGAACGAAGCTATAACGGCTGCGAGCGCAGGTAATCTCGACGCAGCAGCTTCTGCGATTGAGCAGATTGTTCCGGTGTCTGAGACTATAAGCAATGCTCTGGACAAGGCAGCCGCACTCGAACTGGCTCAGGCCCAAGGATTTGTCGACGATAGTGGGTCGACGTTCAGGACTACGCTGTGGAGCGCAATCGCGCTTCTTGGCGTTGGCATTGTTGTTGCCGTTTGCATGTCAGCTTATCTGCTCCGTGCGATCTCGAAGCCGCTCAACAGGGCTGTTGACGTGGCGAACCATATCGCAAGCGGCAGTCTGGAAAATCAGATCGTAGTCGACTCACGTGGGGAGTTTGGCCAACTTCTCGACGCACTGAAGAAAATGGACCAGCAACTCAGCGATACGGTCCGCGGAATCAAGACGTCTGCCGCGTCCGTTACTGTGGGAGCGCGCGAAATTGCTAGCGGCAATCTCGACCTCTCTGCCCGGACAGAGGAACAGGCCGCATCGCTCGAAGAAACTGCAGCTAGCATGACGCAGCTGACCGAAACGGTAAAGCAGAACGCTGACAACGCCCGGCAGGCTAACGTACTGGCCACGTCAGCCACGAACATGGCCGATACGGGCAATGACTCGGTTCAGGCCATGGTCGGGACGATGCAGCATATCAGCAGCAGTTCAACCAAGATTTCCGAAATCACCGGCGTTATTGAAGGTATTGCGTTCCAAACGAACATCCTTGCGTTGAACGCCGCCGTTGAAGCTGCCCGTGCTGGCGATCAGGGACGAGGCTTTGCTGTGGTGGCGAGCGAGGTTCGCAGTCTGGCGCAACGGTCCGCTGCTGCCGCGAAGGAAATCAAGGAGCTGATAAGTTCCTCTGTGACAACGATTCAGGACGGTGCGACGCAGGCTGCAGAGGTCAGTTCCACGATGGGGCAGGTCAAGCAGGCGATTAAACAGGTCTCCGATATTGTCGGCGAAATCGCGGCTGCGTCTGAAGAGCAAAGCCGCGGCATCGAACAGGTGAATCAGGCCGTTGGCCAGATGGATGAAGTGACCCAGCAGAATGCGGCGTTGGTCGAACAGGCAGCGGCGGCGGCGCAGTCTCTCGAGGAACAGGCGACCAGGCTGAAGGATGCCGTTTCCGTGTTCAAGGTGGCCGGAACAGGGCAACCTGCAGTAAGCATGGCACTAGCGCAAATCAGTCTTCGCCCGCCCGCTTCCAAGGTTCCGCTCGCGCACCGGGTGCAACCGGCGAGAGCGAAGAAGGCACTGGATGCCTCGTCTGCAAGATCAGTTGCCGCCCCAGCCGAAATGGCGAACGCAGAGTGGGAAGCGTTCTAA
- a CDS encoding substrate-binding domain-containing protein: MRRIVRLLLLLLYLTGSVPTAHATTIGVVLPGSSLLFYQVMLRGIRQSAHDQHVDLLIRSPSDGESLNTPNIQLHIIDYLVTQGVSGVLLAPEPLRSDTQVSIPVPVVLVDRANTDYDSVSTVYTDNFGAGGKAALSLIPVLKRGAKVAMLRLAPNVSSTTARESGFLSVARREGWNVVIDTYVGYRPHDAEVLIAEAINAYPDHLDAIFAPAEPIAYGALRVIENTPTDQRPRLVVFDWRPEFLDGLKRGIVHAAILQDPYRMGYLALAALARTLRGHPPPREIFVDVTTVTPKNMNDPAIRSLLANYAR, encoded by the coding sequence ATGCGCAGGATCGTGAGACTGCTCTTGCTTCTTCTGTATTTGACTGGATCCGTGCCGACCGCGCACGCGACCACAATCGGTGTCGTCCTACCGGGCTCATCGCTTCTTTTCTATCAGGTAATGCTCAGGGGAATACGACAGTCGGCTCACGATCAGCATGTTGATCTGTTGATCCGCAGCCCGTCCGATGGGGAGTCGCTCAATACGCCGAATATCCAGTTGCATATTATCGATTACCTGGTGACGCAGGGAGTCTCAGGTGTGCTACTGGCACCGGAACCCTTGCGGAGCGACACGCAGGTTTCCATCCCCGTTCCTGTGGTCCTTGTCGATCGGGCCAACACCGATTACGACAGCGTCTCGACCGTTTACACAGACAACTTCGGAGCAGGCGGAAAGGCTGCGCTCAGCTTGATACCGGTTTTGAAACGGGGAGCCAAGGTGGCAATGCTGCGGCTCGCGCCCAACGTAAGTTCGACCACCGCGCGGGAAAGTGGATTCTTGAGCGTCGCCCGGAGAGAGGGATGGAATGTGGTGATCGACACCTACGTCGGATATCGCCCCCACGACGCAGAGGTGCTGATCGCTGAGGCGATAAACGCCTACCCGGACCACCTGGACGCGATATTCGCGCCGGCTGAACCCATTGCCTATGGCGCTTTGCGGGTAATTGAAAACACGCCAACCGACCAGCGTCCACGCCTTGTGGTATTCGACTGGCGTCCGGAATTTCTGGACGGGCTCAAGCGAGGAATTGTACATGCCGCCATATTGCAGGACCCTTACCGCATGGGTTATCTAGCATTGGCGGCCTTGGCCCGGACACTACGGGGCCATCCCCCGCCCCGGGAAATATTCGTCGATGTGACCACCGTAACGCCGAAGAACATGAACGATCCGGCGATCCGTTCGCTGTTGGCGAACTACGCCAGGTGA
- a CDS encoding sensor domain-containing diguanylate cyclase yields MPAFTSIEKIADWAGRNHLLVGAMGTLMSLAALGISAATLWAAHNEAVDRARETSRNVAAILATQIGRTVETSDGALIALASSLSKPAVRRMDPKLRHDLLFGRPAARYLTGMGATDEHGQLIDGCCGPTHHWNFSDRDYFRVHRDSENIGLYVSEVYRARARDGRQSIALSRRIERPNHAFNGIAVVAIDLRYFEQLLSRLDIGPSGVSAILRVDGTILARNPPLNENQVAQLHRSKAFERMVNSESGFYPARSSIDGITRLYTYQRVPGTPLIAVVAPAERDVLAGVTRLSWTVGVSASAIGTMFCAAVWLLAFALRDNLRKQELLTDLTRTDPLTGLHNRRALDTALADEWERLQRGSGGSLSVLFIDADHFKQYNDQHGHALGDTALRFLAECIRAHTRRRGDLAARYGGEEFVAVLPDTDDHGAARVAEAIRREVERNRLDGCAQTVPAFTVSIGCATSRRGRHASVDALSHQADMALYRAKRNGRNRVCCAQAEPLAGSA; encoded by the coding sequence ATGCCCGCATTCACTTCGATCGAGAAAATCGCCGACTGGGCCGGACGCAACCATCTGTTGGTTGGCGCGATGGGGACGCTGATGTCGCTAGCCGCCCTCGGCATCAGCGCGGCGACGCTGTGGGCGGCACACAATGAAGCGGTGGATCGTGCGCGTGAAACTTCGCGAAACGTCGCCGCTATACTCGCCACCCAAATCGGGCGCACGGTCGAAACGTCTGACGGCGCATTGATCGCGCTCGCATCCAGTCTAAGCAAACCCGCAGTGAGACGGATGGATCCTAAATTGCGCCACGATTTGTTGTTCGGGCGCCCCGCAGCGCGATACCTGACAGGCATGGGCGCAACGGATGAGCACGGCCAGCTGATCGACGGATGTTGCGGGCCAACACACCATTGGAACTTCAGCGATCGAGATTATTTCCGTGTCCATCGCGACTCGGAGAACATCGGCCTCTACGTCTCCGAAGTGTATCGCGCGCGCGCGCGAGACGGCCGGCAATCCATCGCGCTTTCGCGGCGAATTGAACGACCCAACCATGCGTTTAACGGCATCGCGGTAGTAGCCATCGATCTCCGCTATTTTGAGCAGCTTCTGTCCCGCCTCGACATCGGCCCGAGTGGGGTCAGCGCGATCCTGCGCGTGGACGGCACGATCCTCGCGAGAAACCCGCCGCTTAATGAAAACCAGGTGGCCCAGCTGCATCGCTCGAAAGCCTTCGAGCGGATGGTGAACAGCGAATCGGGCTTCTATCCCGCACGTTCGAGCATCGACGGCATCACGCGGCTGTACACATACCAGCGGGTACCAGGCACGCCGCTGATCGCTGTCGTCGCGCCGGCCGAGCGCGATGTACTCGCTGGTGTTACGCGCCTGTCCTGGACGGTCGGCGTTTCGGCATCCGCCATCGGCACGATGTTCTGTGCGGCGGTATGGCTGCTTGCATTCGCGCTGCGCGACAACCTGCGAAAGCAGGAGTTGCTCACCGACCTCACCCGCACCGATCCGCTGACCGGACTGCATAATCGCCGCGCGCTAGATACCGCGCTGGCCGACGAATGGGAGCGGCTGCAGCGTGGCAGCGGCGGCAGTCTTTCAGTGCTATTCATCGATGCCGATCACTTCAAGCAGTACAACGATCAGCACGGGCATGCACTGGGCGATACGGCGCTGCGCTTTCTCGCCGAATGCATCCGCGCACATACGCGGCGGCGCGGCGACCTCGCCGCACGCTACGGCGGCGAAGAATTCGTCGCGGTGTTGCCCGATACGGACGACCACGGTGCCGCGCGGGTCGCCGAGGCGATTCGCCGCGAGGTGGAGCGCAACCGGCTCGACGGATGCGCGCAGACGGTACCGGCATTCACCGTCAGCATCGGATGTGCCACAAGTCGGCGCGGGCGGCACGCTTCCGTAGATGCGCTGTCGCATCAGGCGGACATGGCGCTCTACCGCGCCAAGCGCAATGGCAGGAATCGTGTGTGTTGCGCGCAGGCGGAACCGCTCGCAGGCTCAGCATGA
- a CDS encoding response regulator has protein sequence MIRILIADDHAIVRGGLRQIIATTSDMIVAAEAAHGAEVVDKLRGCAVDLLLLDMTMPGISGVDLIRRVRAEQPALPVLVLSIHDEAQVASRALRAGATGYLTKDSDPNVLLAAIRKLADGGRFIDPKLVDAMVFETHRGDMLPHEVLSDREFQVLQMLAAGRTVNEIADICALSAKTISTHKMRLMQKLGLANNAEVIRYAIRHGLIVE, from the coding sequence ATGATCAGGATACTCATTGCAGACGATCACGCGATCGTGCGCGGCGGACTCAGGCAGATCATCGCGACCACGAGCGACATGATCGTCGCGGCGGAAGCGGCGCACGGCGCGGAAGTCGTCGACAAGCTGCGCGGTTGCGCGGTCGATCTGCTGTTGCTCGACATGACGATGCCGGGTATAAGCGGTGTCGATCTGATTCGACGCGTGCGTGCCGAGCAGCCTGCATTGCCCGTGCTGGTGCTGAGCATTCACGACGAGGCGCAGGTCGCATCGCGCGCGCTTCGTGCTGGTGCGACGGGCTATCTGACGAAAGACAGCGATCCCAATGTGCTGCTCGCGGCGATCCGCAAACTCGCGGACGGCGGCCGTTTCATCGATCCGAAGCTCGTCGATGCGATGGTGTTCGAGACGCACCGCGGCGACATGCTGCCACACGAAGTACTGTCCGACCGCGAATTTCAGGTGTTGCAGATGCTCGCCGCTGGCAGGACTGTCAACGAGATCGCCGACATATGCGCGCTCAGCGCGAAGACGATCAGCACGCACAAGATGCGGCTGATGCAGAAGCTCGGCCTTGCCAACAACGCCGAGGTGATCCGTTACGCGATCCGGCATGGACTGATTGTCGAGTAG
- a CDS encoding carbohydrate porin yields MKKKLITTWLSSAMTAGLSALVSFGMMSIAHAQTAPESTPPAEPASKAAADSNAAPTGFWEGSTLLGDMGGLRPLLGQYGVTLALQETSEYLGNLTGGTRRGGAYDGLTQLAVGVDLDKAIGLAGGSFNVSALQIHGTSLTQRNLQTLQTASGIEGDASTRLWELWYQQTLLGGKADVKIGQQSLDQEFMVSQNAAPFINATFGWPALPSIDMPAGGPAYPLSTLGARVRVKPSDAWTVLAGVFGGNPAGSNTGDPQQQNAHGTNFNLHNGALVIGEVQYALNPPPENPAYQGASSGLPGTYKLGFWYNTQHFADQRFDNTGRSLADPTSTGIPKSHTGDYSLYAVADQMVWRPSAEGPRSVNVFARVMGAPGDRNLIDFGVNTGVTLKAPFNGRDNDIAGIAVGYAKIGSHARDLASDTAALTTPGYPSRSAETVIEATYQCQFTPWWILQADAQYFFRPSGGIPQPDNASSRIGNEFVVGVRTNITF; encoded by the coding sequence ATGAAGAAAAAACTGATAACAACATGGCTGTCGTCCGCAATGACTGCCGGTCTGAGCGCGCTGGTCTCGTTCGGCATGATGTCGATCGCCCACGCGCAAACGGCGCCCGAGAGCACGCCTCCCGCAGAACCCGCTTCGAAAGCCGCCGCGGATAGCAACGCTGCGCCAACAGGATTCTGGGAGGGTTCGACTCTGCTGGGTGACATGGGTGGCCTGCGTCCTTTGCTCGGCCAGTACGGCGTGACACTCGCCTTGCAGGAAACGAGTGAATACCTCGGTAATCTCACGGGCGGCACGCGGCGCGGCGGCGCTTACGATGGCCTGACACAACTGGCCGTCGGTGTGGACCTCGATAAGGCGATCGGACTCGCGGGCGGCAGCTTTAATGTGTCGGCGTTGCAGATTCACGGCACCAGCCTGACGCAACGCAATCTGCAGACGCTGCAAACCGCGAGCGGCATCGAGGGCGACGCAAGTACGCGTCTGTGGGAACTTTGGTATCAGCAGACACTGCTTGGCGGCAAGGCAGACGTAAAGATCGGGCAACAAAGTCTCGATCAGGAATTCATGGTCAGCCAAAACGCCGCGCCATTCATCAACGCGACCTTTGGCTGGCCCGCACTGCCTTCGATAGACATGCCTGCCGGTGGCCCGGCGTATCCGTTATCGACGCTCGGCGCCCGTGTGCGTGTGAAGCCGTCGGATGCATGGACGGTACTCGCAGGCGTGTTCGGCGGTAATCCCGCTGGCAGCAACACGGGCGATCCACAACAGCAGAACGCACACGGCACAAACTTCAACCTGCACAATGGCGCGCTCGTCATCGGCGAAGTGCAGTACGCGTTGAATCCGCCGCCTGAGAATCCTGCGTATCAAGGCGCTTCGTCAGGCTTGCCGGGTACCTACAAACTCGGCTTCTGGTACAACACGCAGCATTTCGCGGATCAGCGTTTCGACAACACGGGCCGCTCGCTCGCCGACCCGACGAGTACCGGCATCCCTAAAAGCCACACAGGCGACTACAGCCTGTATGCGGTAGCGGACCAGATGGTGTGGCGTCCATCGGCTGAGGGTCCACGCTCGGTCAATGTATTTGCACGCGTGATGGGCGCGCCGGGCGACCGCAATCTGATCGATTTCGGCGTGAATACAGGTGTGACGCTCAAGGCGCCGTTCAACGGGCGCGATAACGACATCGCCGGGATTGCGGTCGGCTACGCGAAGATCGGCTCGCACGCGCGAGACCTCGCCAGCGATACGGCCGCGCTGACCACGCCAGGCTATCCGTCGCGCAGCGCCGAGACTGTGATCGAAGCGACGTATCAGTGTCAATTCACGCCCTGGTGGATCCTTCAGGCGGACGCGCAGTACTTTTTCCGTCCTTCGGGTGGGATTCCTCAACCGGACAACGCCAGCTCACGTATCGGCAATGAGTTCGTCGTCGGCGTCCGCACGAACATTACGTTCTGA